The proteins below are encoded in one region of Parvicella tangerina:
- a CDS encoding PorP/SprF family type IX secretion system membrane protein, with translation MKRIILGLMLVLGGMQFHAQQDAMYSQYMFNPFAVNPAYAGSRSSLSGVILGRKQWAGIDGAPTTGTFAIHSPFKGKNFALGFNAILDKIGPATNTGALLTYAYHLKLGPGKLSLGLRGGVYSNRLDKSVLIFDDGTDVNNTGGYLQKIVPTFDFGGYYYTEKFYVGLSSNHILTSGTTDIQNALNSGNAGGIFSTYDRHFMLASGYAFKVNEDVVLKPSVLVKYVHGAPVNADLNMSVLLKKVFWVGLSLRSSKDLVAVLEYNFSNFMRIGYSYDFSFGPVRTYTTGSHEIFLGFDVDVSRKQGVSPRYL, from the coding sequence ATGAAAAGAATAATTTTAGGATTAATGTTGGTTTTGGGTGGAATGCAGTTCCACGCACAACAAGATGCAATGTACAGTCAGTACATGTTCAATCCATTTGCAGTGAACCCCGCTTATGCTGGAAGTAGAAGCAGTTTAAGTGGTGTGATCTTAGGAAGAAAACAATGGGCAGGAATCGATGGTGCTCCCACTACAGGAACATTTGCCATACACAGTCCTTTCAAGGGAAAGAACTTTGCTTTAGGATTCAATGCTATTCTTGATAAGATTGGCCCTGCAACAAATACCGGAGCACTATTAACGTATGCCTACCACCTTAAACTGGGACCAGGAAAATTATCTCTTGGATTAAGAGGAGGAGTATATTCTAATCGCTTGGATAAGTCAGTATTGATCTTTGATGATGGTACAGACGTGAATAATACCGGAGGATACTTGCAGAAGATCGTTCCAACTTTTGATTTTGGAGGATATTATTATACCGAAAAATTTTATGTTGGATTGAGTAGTAATCATATTTTGACCAGTGGTACTACGGATATTCAAAATGCGCTGAACAGTGGTAACGCAGGAGGGATATTCTCAACGTATGATCGTCACTTTATGTTGGCATCAGGTTATGCATTTAAGGTAAATGAAGATGTAGTATTGAAACCATCCGTTTTGGTGAAGTATGTGCATGGAGCTCCAGTGAATGCAGACTTAAATATGAGTGTGCTGCTGAAAAAAGTTTTCTGGGTTGGATTATCGCTTAGAAGTAGCAAGGATCTGGTTGCCGTACTTGAGTATAACTTCTCCAATTTCATGAGAATAGGATACAGTTATGACTTCTCTTTTGGTCCGGTAAGAACGTATACCACAGGATCACATGAGATCTTTTTAGGTTTTGATGTGGATGTATCAAGAAAACAAGGAGTATCACCAAGGTATTTGTAA
- a CDS encoding T9SS type B sorting domain-containing protein, producing MKPMYMLKKLNLLSILLTTSLILGASSVFAVKEYVVNTNDSGTGSLRDVIQNANGGDTIIIDVSGVLMLQSQIQINNSLTIIGPGPIHFRIDGSNVTVPLETGFVCHNGSDIYMEGIQFENFSQDPIASGGSYTGVFSVVGCAFDNNSGVINVDGGNLHFSGCSFLNTSGSNPVVFVEANSKFLNCTFYNNAGGGVWVNNGSTDIVNCTFFQNGVNVGSGLAIRQMAGTLNLRNNIIFNDTQTNALIDVSGGTLNSQGGNITNDEVTTGSWVGTDIQSMSVNSGLAIGNKVKDGWGITYFPPTAGSDGIDIDIASNNLPLMDQRRVWRVMDGGVNGAAADAGAVEYSRFTVTSTGTGPGSLWSAWNRYDTLSFSGKAAFVFEVGGVAPFFEGAGFAPISFNRDSTIINGFSQDSSKIPGPGTSPGTITSAYTPIVINNPFGSSGSAIEVYTSGCIVAGLSIGSFTAWQEGAIKITGSGNTISGCHLGVNSTADNITSNTHGVIVLGGSASAHIGSGQYCGKNHHANRNVISGNQSSQVRVVSSSFMKISNNIIGLDGIGLDKPTGTAIASDTGIVTSLYAYTPGSGVLIGSHDIRDRNVIGDQSRGIVLMSNNNKVFNNFIGSDYTGNNVGATTPNDYGIEVADPMYTYYVDNNLIGEQDKGNVIVGSVNEGVVLFDVFNNSVFANKVGVGLDGLTPLGNGFAGIYVDGFNAYDNQIGAPGKGNVISDNGLGIELTSSSYHSIVRSNLIGVGKDSITTLGNANQGIYVWSSSASNAIGGCNPGDGNIIGANFDGIVFEGLGADNDTVMGNYIGVNPAGDAIGNSSAGISFLSAINNIQIGDIGSGCGNEIAYNGVGVQSDGIGNSEMFISGNSFHDNSGIGIDLDGDGQNAPLGDGSPFDNNGAQTPVLNSATTCGGTTTLEMEIELNGSAQIEVFKTSDGEEGDSLIVQQIVAFSSGVPQVITLPTLPAGMELVVTATYDDGGGYKHTSEFTDPITISGPPAALTPSISHTEVCFGGNTYPLLTVPGSTGTAVWFWDAGLTQRIEAGDTINSPEDDLFINGPGTFNYYVVDSVAGCYGTVSSPVTLDIITPPTVAISGQDTLCDVGSGESFTVTSVSGANYNWYLNRGFDPFEINVATNTSNVIVDPAAEPTYMTDSLIVEVDSAGCVMRDTMSLYLVWSPYVDSDSVVQPTTCGGFGEIYLATYEQNTPFTIYYNGGTALNATTDNTSKGYFPMTGLPAGVYNIDSISNGYCNVFVGNVYTLVEPVPQTVYAGPDLTDCEGSTITLSATPSGGTGSFTYNWDNGGGTGQTVNVSPLTSVDYIVTCTDDVTLCEAKDTVTVTINPLPMTDAGVDMDVCIDNGLITLNGSPAGGTWTGTGVSGSDFDPLTAGPGTFTLTYTYTDGNGCTATDDMNMTVNATPDGGNPLVVDVTCHGGSDGSIMLMPLGTYDYAWTGPAGYTSTNQDISGLVAGSYNAVITDPFSGCTGTASGFVNEPSFAPSLTATGTDLTCNGDGSGSIVLSGSSGVTPYQYQIDGGGFSTANTFNGLSAGTYVMSMMDANLCPANDTVVTLTEPTALLVSSTVTSNYNGSDISCPGAADGAVTATASGGTGAPTYDWYTGGTPVGTTQTLSGLAAGTYDLTVTDGNGCTALDAVTLNDPAPLSIDNILTADPTCNGNADGVLEAIVSGGTSLDYIDWYDDAYVTWVSSNNPYTGVAAGTYYIEAVDINGCVTQGGPVTLSDPAALLASFGSTHETCGGLDDGSLYVQNVTGGGSVGGYSTEWFTDPGGVSIGIADSLTGVAVGNYSGTVTDANGCSTSGLVSVNAGETYTAAISATYTDSCINNNSYNFIDGNGVPPSGAASFYWGMANGSPSMSVAQNPTGVVFSWPNSNLGINYEVTSNNGCVFYDTIYIWIYDTADVSLIPTDVSCFGAADGSVTANATGGTGPYTYSFDGNTPTTTNSITGLGAGTYSCYVIDTYSGCQTTTQTVGVAEPSQITFTAAVSDATCGNNNGQVVFQNVTGGTGGYTYSVDGSTYVTGSTISNMAPGSYDFYVQDGSGCIETQNTNTIGNVGNPVPTPLIAEGSPFLVCDDGSNNYGTLTAVSNDVSPGTFEWSMVTLGNVISANDSLVLDDSNTGNHYIYLTESNGTCESPADSVLLSVTANDVVNNSILEFCAGSEVTIDLTTSGDIYWYGGNGEIADTLSAFTTAVPSVAPTTYYYELIIGDCIFNDSITFVEDPDCDGITVVNNAFSPNGDGINDIFKIDANALLSNENSVTIVNRWGDVINEYANYDNTTVAWDGTNRNGEPVPAGTYFYVIEIPSIEFKSTGWIQVVR from the coding sequence ATGAAACCTATGTATATGCTTAAAAAGTTGAACTTACTGTCAATTCTACTGACTACCTCACTGATATTGGGAGCTTCTTCCGTTTTTGCAGTGAAAGAATACGTTGTCAATACGAACGATTCAGGCACAGGATCACTAAGAGACGTGATTCAAAACGCTAACGGTGGTGACACCATTATCATTGATGTTTCAGGTGTCCTAATGTTACAGTCTCAAATTCAGATTAACAATAGTCTTACCATCATCGGTCCTGGTCCTATTCATTTCAGAATAGATGGTTCTAACGTAACGGTACCTCTTGAAACAGGATTTGTTTGTCATAATGGTTCGGATATTTACATGGAAGGAATTCAATTTGAAAACTTTTCACAAGATCCGATTGCTTCTGGAGGCTCTTACACAGGAGTCTTTTCTGTGGTAGGTTGTGCCTTTGATAATAATTCTGGAGTGATCAACGTGGACGGAGGAAATTTACACTTTTCTGGTTGTTCATTCTTGAATACATCAGGTTCGAACCCTGTCGTTTTTGTTGAGGCTAATAGTAAATTTCTTAACTGTACCTTCTATAATAATGCTGGAGGAGGTGTTTGGGTGAATAACGGAAGTACAGATATTGTCAATTGTACGTTCTTCCAAAATGGAGTTAATGTTGGTTCGGGGTTGGCGATCCGTCAGATGGCAGGAACCTTAAACCTGCGAAACAATATCATTTTTAACGATACCCAAACCAATGCGTTGATTGATGTTTCTGGAGGAACCTTGAATTCTCAGGGAGGTAATATTACCAACGATGAGGTGACCACTGGGTCATGGGTGGGTACGGATATTCAAAGCATGTCTGTTAACTCTGGTCTGGCCATCGGAAACAAAGTAAAAGACGGTTGGGGAATTACCTATTTTCCACCTACAGCGGGTTCAGATGGAATTGATATTGATATAGCCTCAAATAACTTGCCGCTAATGGATCAACGAAGAGTGTGGCGTGTAATGGATGGAGGTGTTAATGGTGCAGCAGCGGATGCAGGTGCAGTTGAGTATTCAAGGTTCACGGTTACGTCAACAGGGACTGGCCCAGGGTCGTTATGGAGTGCATGGAACCGATACGATACGCTATCTTTTAGTGGTAAGGCAGCTTTTGTATTTGAAGTTGGAGGGGTAGCACCTTTCTTTGAAGGGGCAGGTTTTGCGCCAATTAGCTTCAATAGGGATAGTACTATTATTAATGGGTTCTCTCAGGATAGCTCAAAAATACCCGGGCCGGGTACATCACCAGGTACTATTACAAGTGCTTATACTCCAATAGTAATCAACAATCCTTTTGGTTCTAGCGGCAGTGCCATAGAAGTTTACACAAGTGGTTGTATTGTTGCGGGGTTAAGTATTGGTAGTTTTACCGCATGGCAAGAAGGTGCAATTAAGATCACTGGATCAGGAAATACCATAAGCGGTTGTCATTTGGGGGTTAATTCAACGGCAGATAATATTACTTCCAACACGCACGGTGTGATTGTATTAGGAGGATCGGCCTCTGCGCATATTGGTTCTGGACAGTATTGCGGTAAAAACCATCACGCTAATCGAAATGTGATTTCTGGTAACCAGAGTTCTCAGGTTCGTGTAGTAAGCTCTTCATTCATGAAGATCTCGAATAACATTATTGGATTAGATGGAATCGGCTTAGATAAACCAACGGGAACAGCTATTGCCAGTGATACGGGAATTGTAACATCACTTTATGCCTACACACCAGGTTCAGGAGTATTGATAGGAAGCCATGATATTCGGGATAGAAATGTAATCGGTGATCAAAGTCGAGGAATTGTCCTTATGAGTAATAATAATAAGGTCTTCAACAATTTCATTGGTTCAGATTATACAGGAAATAATGTGGGAGCAACCACACCCAATGATTATGGAATTGAAGTAGCCGATCCAATGTATACCTATTATGTAGATAATAATCTGATCGGGGAGCAGGATAAAGGCAATGTAATTGTGGGTTCTGTAAACGAAGGAGTCGTTTTGTTTGATGTGTTTAACAATAGTGTATTTGCGAATAAAGTGGGTGTTGGATTAGATGGATTAACACCACTGGGGAATGGTTTCGCGGGAATTTATGTAGATGGTTTTAATGCTTATGATAACCAAATTGGAGCACCTGGAAAAGGTAATGTGATTAGTGATAACGGATTGGGAATAGAACTTACTTCTTCATCTTATCATTCAATTGTGAGGTCGAACTTGATTGGAGTAGGAAAGGACTCTATTACCACCTTGGGAAATGCGAATCAGGGAATCTATGTTTGGAGTTCCTCGGCCAGCAATGCAATTGGAGGTTGTAATCCTGGAGATGGGAATATTATTGGAGCAAATTTTGATGGTATAGTATTCGAAGGGTTGGGGGCCGACAATGATACGGTAATGGGAAATTACATAGGTGTTAACCCTGCGGGTGATGCTATCGGGAATTCGAGTGCAGGTATCAGTTTCTTGTCAGCAATTAACAATATTCAGATTGGTGATATAGGTTCAGGCTGCGGAAATGAAATAGCCTACAACGGTGTTGGAGTTCAGTCGGATGGGATTGGGAATAGCGAAATGTTCATTTCTGGTAATAGCTTTCATGACAATTCAGGAATTGGGATTGATCTTGATGGTGATGGTCAAAATGCTCCTTTGGGAGATGGATCACCGTTCGATAATAATGGAGCTCAAACGCCTGTTCTCAATAGTGCAACCACCTGCGGAGGAACGACTACTTTGGAAATGGAAATAGAACTCAATGGCTCAGCGCAAATAGAAGTTTTTAAAACTTCAGACGGAGAGGAAGGGGATTCTCTAATTGTTCAACAGATCGTTGCTTTTAGCTCTGGCGTTCCTCAAGTTATTACACTGCCAACTCTTCCAGCAGGAATGGAATTAGTTGTTACGGCAACTTATGATGATGGTGGTGGGTATAAGCATACCTCAGAATTTACAGATCCAATAACCATTTCAGGACCGCCCGCAGCGTTAACACCTTCAATATCGCACACAGAAGTGTGTTTTGGAGGAAATACTTACCCTTTATTGACCGTCCCCGGTTCTACGGGTACAGCCGTATGGTTCTGGGACGCAGGACTAACACAACGTATTGAAGCTGGTGATACGATCAATTCTCCTGAAGATGATTTGTTTATCAATGGCCCAGGAACATTTAATTACTACGTGGTAGATTCTGTAGCCGGTTGCTATGGTACAGTAAGTTCTCCAGTTACGTTGGATATTATTACACCTCCAACGGTTGCAATCTCTGGTCAAGATACGCTCTGTGATGTTGGTTCAGGAGAAAGTTTCACGGTAACTTCGGTGAGCGGAGCAAACTACAATTGGTATCTAAATCGTGGATTCGATCCTTTTGAGATCAATGTAGCAACCAATACTTCAAACGTAATTGTAGATCCTGCAGCTGAACCTACTTACATGACAGATTCATTAATTGTGGAAGTTGATTCTGCAGGGTGTGTAATGAGAGATACAATGTCGTTGTATCTCGTTTGGTCTCCCTATGTTGATTCCGATAGCGTGGTTCAACCAACTACGTGTGGAGGCTTTGGAGAGATCTATTTGGCTACTTATGAGCAGAATACTCCTTTCACTATATACTACAATGGAGGAACGGCTTTGAATGCAACCACAGATAATACGTCAAAAGGTTATTTCCCTATGACAGGTTTGCCTGCTGGCGTCTATAATATTGATTCAATTAGTAACGGTTATTGTAACGTATTTGTTGGTAATGTTTATACGCTAGTGGAGCCAGTTCCTCAAACGGTTTACGCAGGGCCAGACCTTACAGATTGTGAAGGAAGTACAATTACCTTGTCTGCAACGCCTTCAGGAGGTACGGGTTCGTTCACGTATAACTGGGACAATGGAGGAGGAACGGGGCAGACCGTAAACGTTTCGCCATTAACGTCTGTAGATTATATTGTAACATGTACGGATGACGTTACCCTCTGTGAAGCTAAAGATACGGTTACGGTTACCATCAACCCTCTTCCCATGACGGATGCAGGTGTTGATATGGATGTATGTATTGACAATGGACTTATAACACTAAACGGTTCACCTGCAGGAGGAACATGGACAGGAACTGGTGTTTCGGGCTCAGACTTTGATCCTTTGACAGCGGGGCCAGGTACATTTACCCTGACCTATACCTATACCGATGGAAATGGATGTACTGCAACAGATGATATGAATATGACAGTAAATGCTACACCAGATGGAGGAAACCCTCTTGTGGTGGATGTGACTTGTCATGGTGGAAGCGATGGTTCGATTATGTTGATGCCTCTAGGAACGTATGATTATGCTTGGACAGGACCTGCTGGATATACCTCAACCAATCAGGATATTTCAGGGTTGGTGGCAGGTAGTTATAATGCAGTAATTACAGACCCCTTTTCAGGATGTACAGGGACGGCAAGCGGATTTGTCAATGAACCGTCATTCGCTCCTTCTTTAACTGCAACCGGAACAGATCTTACCTGTAACGGAGATGGCTCAGGATCAATCGTTTTATCTGGATCAAGTGGGGTAACTCCTTATCAGTATCAGATTGATGGGGGAGGATTCTCAACGGCTAATACCTTTAACGGTCTTTCAGCTGGGACGTATGTCATGTCGATGATGGACGCTAACTTATGTCCAGCTAATGATACCGTTGTAACACTTACAGAACCAACTGCGCTACTGGTTTCATCAACAGTAACTTCAAACTACAACGGTTCAGATATTTCTTGCCCTGGAGCTGCTGATGGAGCGGTTACGGCAACTGCCTCCGGAGGTACAGGTGCTCCAACCTATGATTGGTATACGGGTGGTACCCCTGTGGGAACAACACAAACACTTTCTGGATTGGCAGCAGGTACTTATGACCTGACCGTTACGGATGGCAACGGCTGTACAGCACTTGATGCAGTTACCTTGAATGATCCAGCTCCTTTGTCAATTGATAATATCCTAACCGCAGACCCAACTTGTAATGGGAACGCTGATGGGGTATTAGAGGCAATTGTGTCGGGCGGAACTTCTCTGGATTATATCGACTGGTATGATGATGCCTACGTTACATGGGTAAGCTCAAATAATCCTTACACAGGTGTTGCGGCTGGAACATACTATATTGAAGCGGTAGATATTAATGGTTGTGTTACGCAAGGAGGCCCCGTAACGCTGAGCGACCCAGCAGCGCTACTCGCATCATTTGGATCTACTCATGAGACTTGTGGAGGTTTAGATGATGGATCACTTTATGTTCAGAATGTAACTGGAGGAGGATCTGTAGGTGGTTATAGTACAGAGTGGTTTACTGACCCAGGAGGAGTCTCGATAGGTATTGCAGATTCATTAACAGGCGTTGCAGTAGGAAACTACTCAGGGACAGTAACAGATGCAAACGGTTGTTCTACATCTGGGTTGGTGTCGGTGAATGCTGGAGAAACTTATACAGCTGCTATTTCTGCCACTTACACAGATTCATGTATTAACAATAATTCATATAACTTTATAGATGGGAATGGAGTACCACCAAGTGGTGCAGCAAGTTTCTATTGGGGAATGGCAAATGGTTCCCCGAGTATGTCAGTCGCCCAGAATCCTACAGGTGTAGTTTTCAGTTGGCCAAACAGCAACCTAGGGATTAATTATGAAGTAACTTCCAATAATGGTTGTGTTTTCTACGATACGATTTATATCTGGATTTATGATACAGCTGATGTTTCATTGATTCCAACTGATGTTTCTTGTTTCGGTGCTGCTGATGGGTCAGTAACGGCAAATGCAACAGGAGGAACAGGACCATACACCTATTCGTTTGATGGTAATACGCCAACAACAACGAATTCAATTACTGGATTAGGCGCTGGAACATATTCGTGTTATGTGATTGATACGTATTCAGGTTGTCAAACTACTACTCAAACGGTTGGTGTTGCGGAGCCTTCTCAGATCACGTTTACGGCAGCGGTTTCTGATGCAACATGTGGTAATAACAATGGGCAGGTCGTATTTCAAAATGTGACTGGGGGTACTGGTGGATATACTTATTCCGTAGACGGTTCAACTTATGTTACGGGAAGCACGATTTCGAATATGGCACCTGGTTCTTACGATTTCTATGTGCAAGACGGAAGTGGATGTATTGAAACGCAAAACACCAATACCATTGGAAATGTGGGTAACCCTGTTCCAACTCCGTTGATTGCAGAAGGATCTCCGTTCCTTGTATGTGATGATGGATCGAACAATTATGGGACCCTTACAGCAGTTTCAAATGATGTTTCTCCTGGAACGTTCGAATGGTCTATGGTGACTTTAGGAAATGTTATTTCCGCTAATGACTCACTCGTATTGGATGACTCTAATACTGGTAATCACTACATCTACTTAACCGAGTCAAATGGAACTTGTGAGTCTCCTGCAGATTCTGTTCTGTTGAGTGTTACAGCTAATGATGTTGTAAATAATTCAATATTAGAGTTCTGTGCTGGGTCTGAAGTGACAATTGATTTGACTACTTCTGGAGATATTTACTGGTATGGAGGAAATGGAGAGATCGCGGATACGCTATCTGCCTTCACAACGGCTGTACCTTCAGTAGCTCCTACAACCTATTACTATGAGTTAATCATTGGTGATTGTATCTTTAATGACTCGATCACTTTTGTTGAAGACCCTGATTGTGATGGAATAACTGTGGTAAACAATGCATTCTCACCAAATGGAGATGGAATCAATGATATTTTCAAGATTGATGCCAATGCCTTATTGAGTAATGAAAACAGTGTGACTATCGTTAACCGATGGGGAGATGTGATCAATGAATATGCAAATTATGACAATACAACCGTAGCATGGGACGGAACAAATAGAAACGGAGAACCTGTACCTGCAGGAACTTATTTCTACGTGATTGAGATCCCTTCGATTGAATTTAAGTCAACCGGTTGGATACAAGTAGTTAGATAA
- a CDS encoding M43 family zinc metalloprotease, translating into MKKLLLFSLLSLTAFAYAQQYCGTDEMHYKMYADRPGIAKKVFQNHLQLEAFTKAYTANNKGKSRAALYTIPVVFHVIHINGDGNISDAQIHDQMRILNEDYQKLNADTANTITAFKGIAADCQIEFKLAQIDPDGNCTKGITRHYDGRTLVGDHSVKEIIHWDPSMYLNVYVCEEAAGLAGHALLPSAADTISEWDGIVIAHSYVGDIGTGDPSRSVVLTHEIGHYLNLQHVWGGNNVPGYPYLPVNDAGNCAYDDGVTDTPNTIGWSSCNLSHQSCGTLDNVQNFMEYAYCPTMFTEGQKLRMHAALNSSIANRNNLWSAANLVATGVNNPVYCAADFSQDKDLICEGITVQYEDASYNDVSEWNWTFEGGTPATSTDENPTVTYSTAGTYYVKLVSGDGNSYDSITKTSVITVLPSPGIANSLIEGFEGNVLPTQLLPLDEGGYADWSITDSAAVNSNYSLRLNNLDAMAGERNQLTSEVLDLTGISDLELSFDYAFAKPTSDAVTDNFRVWVSKDCGENWAIRKQLNGTSLLTKSDSVIAPFVPTASEWKNSTVSNITASYWTDEFRIMFEFNSGGGNDFYLDNINLYDPNMAGVNLLEERDFRLFPNPTQDVLHLINLKQSSPTSYSIYNCLGELLQSGSFSKQTQINTSELPPGTYLIQFNTIDQSVTKKFNKI; encoded by the coding sequence ATGAAAAAACTGTTGTTATTTTCCCTTTTAAGTTTAACAGCTTTTGCCTACGCACAACAATACTGCGGAACAGATGAAATGCATTATAAAATGTATGCGGATCGACCGGGTATTGCTAAAAAGGTATTTCAGAATCATCTGCAGCTAGAAGCATTTACGAAAGCGTACACGGCAAATAACAAAGGCAAAAGTAGAGCAGCCCTTTACACGATTCCAGTTGTCTTTCATGTGATTCATATTAACGGTGATGGTAACATTAGTGATGCCCAAATCCATGACCAAATGAGAATTTTGAACGAAGACTATCAAAAATTAAATGCGGATACAGCTAATACGATAACAGCTTTTAAAGGAATTGCTGCGGACTGCCAAATTGAATTCAAATTAGCTCAAATAGACCCAGATGGCAATTGCACCAAAGGGATAACAAGACATTATGATGGCAGAACTCTTGTAGGAGATCACTCTGTAAAAGAGATCATCCATTGGGATCCTAGTATGTATCTCAACGTATACGTTTGTGAAGAGGCGGCTGGACTAGCTGGTCATGCCTTACTTCCTTCGGCAGCAGACACCATTTCTGAATGGGATGGTATCGTAATTGCTCATAGTTACGTTGGTGATATCGGAACTGGAGATCCTAGTAGGTCAGTGGTACTCACTCATGAGATTGGTCACTACCTGAACCTCCAACACGTTTGGGGAGGGAATAACGTACCTGGATATCCTTATCTACCCGTGAATGATGCTGGAAACTGTGCCTATGATGATGGGGTTACTGATACGCCAAATACAATTGGTTGGTCGAGCTGCAATTTATCACATCAGAGCTGCGGAACGTTGGATAATGTCCAGAACTTCATGGAGTATGCCTATTGTCCCACCATGTTTACCGAAGGGCAAAAACTGAGAATGCATGCAGCTCTGAACTCCTCTATCGCCAACCGAAACAACCTTTGGTCAGCCGCAAACCTCGTGGCTACTGGTGTAAACAACCCCGTGTACTGTGCGGCTGACTTCAGTCAGGATAAAGACTTGATCTGTGAAGGAATAACCGTTCAGTATGAAGATGCATCTTACAATGACGTTTCCGAATGGAACTGGACATTCGAAGGGGGCACACCAGCCACATCAACGGATGAGAACCCAACTGTTACCTATTCAACAGCTGGTACTTATTACGTTAAACTAGTAAGTGGTGACGGTAATAGCTACGACAGTATCACCAAAACTTCAGTCATTACTGTTCTTCCGAGTCCAGGAATAGCAAACTCATTAATTGAGGGATTTGAAGGAAATGTATTACCAACACAACTTCTTCCGTTGGACGAGGGCGGATATGCTGATTGGAGCATCACTGATTCTGCCGCTGTCAACAGTAATTATAGTCTTCGACTCAATAATCTGGATGCAATGGCAGGTGAACGCAACCAATTAACTTCTGAGGTGCTGGACCTCACTGGCATTTCAGACTTGGAGCTTAGTTTCGATTATGCTTTTGCGAAACCAACCAGTGATGCAGTTACCGACAATTTCAGGGTATGGGTTAGTAAGGATTGTGGAGAAAACTGGGCGATCAGAAAGCAATTGAATGGAACTTCATTACTCACCAAGTCAGATTCTGTAATTGCTCCGTTTGTCCCTACAGCTTCAGAATGGAAGAATAGCACGGTTTCAAATATAACTGCGAGCTATTGGACGGATGAATTCCGAATCATGTTCGAATTCAATTCTGGAGGAGGAAATGACTTTTATCTGGACAATATCAACCTATATGATCCCAACATGGCAGGAGTAAACTTGTTGGAAGAAAGAGACTTTCGTTTATTTCCCAACCCAACTCAAGACGTACTGCACCTAATCAACTTGAAACAAAGCTCACCAACCTCCTACTCCATCTATAATTGTCTGGGTGAACTTTTACAATCAGGAAGTTTTAGCAAACAAACGCAAATAAATACAAGTGAACTCCCGCCAGGAACTTACCTGATCCAATTCAATACTATTGATCAGTCGGTGACCAAAAAATTTAATAAGATTTGA